The Paracoccus sp. MC1862 genome includes a window with the following:
- a CDS encoding GntR family transcriptional regulator, producing the protein MQPIATAPSRAQQVYNAIRDSICDGKMTPGTHLVQEELAAALGVSRQPVQQALLLLKNERLVVELGARGLYVAPLNANDVIHHYQIRIVLDQLAARLVTERTAASPAFALELARRGEAILSEGEAARNRSNASDAVSHDVQFHSFIYEMSGNPFIADTAAAHWNYLRRVMVAVLLHAERGEIVWRQHRDILDALLAGDAAASERLAAEHVLGAQDALLRTLAEREF; encoded by the coding sequence ATGCAGCCGATTGCCACCGCCCCCAGTCGCGCCCAGCAGGTCTACAATGCCATTCGCGACAGCATATGCGATGGCAAGATGACCCCCGGCACCCATCTGGTGCAAGAGGAACTGGCGGCAGCACTGGGAGTATCGCGCCAGCCCGTGCAGCAGGCCTTGCTGCTGCTGAAGAACGAGCGACTGGTGGTCGAGCTTGGCGCGCGCGGCCTTTATGTGGCGCCGCTGAACGCCAATGACGTGATTCACCACTACCAGATCCGCATTGTGCTGGATCAGCTGGCCGCCCGATTGGTGACAGAGCGCACTGCCGCCTCGCCAGCCTTCGCCCTTGAGCTTGCCCGACGGGGCGAGGCGATCTTGTCCGAAGGCGAGGCCGCACGGAACCGCAGCAATGCGTCTGATGCTGTAAGCCACGACGTGCAGTTCCATTCCTTTATCTACGAGATGTCGGGCAATCCCTTCATTGCAGACACTGCCGCTGCTCACTGGAATTATCTGCGCCGGGTGATGGTCGCGGTCCTTCTGCACGCCGAGCGGGGCGAGATCGTCTGGCGCCAACACCGCGACATCCTCGACGCGCTGCTGGCAGGCGATGCGGCAGCCTCGGAACGGCTGGCGGCAGAACATGTGCTCGGCGCACAGGACGCCCTATTGCGCACTCTGGCCGAACGCGAGTTCTGA
- a CDS encoding transporter substrate-binding domain-containing protein — MRAAWAILGMAGLLALPSLAGAWTLSVCRAPDAAPYTRADETGIDDRVAAILADAMGAELQFVTLPDRRSRTLRRIMHAGGCDVAISIPDKSEGFQTSQVYYATGFVFMTHNGGAALPASLDDPALKSLWIGVAGDPRHPIPPVMALAKRGLAGQLRYFPQARLDDAGTDGMVQALAAGEIDLAILWGPTAASLAGHEAELRFTLVTPEIDLPVLPMVAMFTIGVRYGDIAFRNDINRALSERWDEIQAVLEDAGIPTRPVTKRSAAHLAETE, encoded by the coding sequence ATGCGCGCAGCATGGGCGATATTGGGGATGGCAGGGCTGCTGGCCCTGCCGTCCCTTGCCGGGGCCTGGACCCTGTCTGTCTGCAGGGCGCCGGATGCGGCGCCCTACACCCGCGCGGACGAAACTGGCATTGACGACCGCGTGGCCGCGATCCTCGCGGATGCAATGGGGGCCGAGTTGCAATTTGTCACCTTGCCCGACCGCCGCAGCCGCACGCTGCGCCGCATCATGCACGCCGGCGGCTGCGACGTGGCGATCAGCATCCCAGACAAGAGCGAGGGGTTCCAGACCTCGCAGGTCTATTACGCCACGGGCTTTGTCTTCATGACACATAACGGCGGGGCCGCGCTGCCGGCCTCGCTAGATGACCCGGCGCTGAAATCGCTGTGGATCGGGGTCGCCGGCGATCCGCGGCATCCGATCCCGCCGGTCATGGCCTTGGCCAAGCGCGGGTTGGCGGGGCAGTTGCGCTATTTCCCGCAGGCCCGGCTGGACGATGCCGGGACCGACGGGATGGTGCAGGCCCTTGCGGCGGGAGAGATCGACCTCGCCATTCTCTGGGGACCGACCGCCGCCTCGCTCGCGGGGCACGAGGCGGAACTGCGTTTCACGCTGGTCACGCCCGAGATCGACCTGCCGGTGCTGCCCATGGTCGCCATGTTCACCATCGGTGTGCGCTACGGGGACATCGCCTTTCGCAACGACATCAACCGCGCGCTGAGCGAGCGCTGGGACGAGATCCAGGCCGTGCTGGAGGACGCAGGCATCCCGACCCGTCCCGTCACCAAGCGCAGCGCGGCTCATCTCGCGGAGACTGAGTGA
- a CDS encoding ABC transporter substrate-binding protein: MRVPLLTRRQALMAALAAGVAAPALARATRPALRVGAILPLAGRGLPLVGVNLSFPAEAARKGLLITSDDLERATPMGTEPHRLLLANAPEAASARRAAERLVERDRATVLIGGFSAKDARAIGAVARDAGALFINIAAPADGLRAEFCGGRTLHLEAPASTYLSALSELYRGQGRNRWHLIHQDDSAHVDLLAQAQADLRRAGAEVTGTSIVSRDSTLFRSALSDLQDSGAEAVLLLTDWLVQLNLLATAEGEGATVPITGFPWAATQTREFYNRCRQLAPNVGGAPRLALWEARLDTAEAAALNADFLARWRIPMDPSAWAAQTALRLVAEATEATGSTSGTDLAAWLSDPVQRPSIGKDTVFNPSDGQLRQPLYAVRVNPAATKELTPQAITEWAELLAQLNPAPAPTGKCGSPAQSG, translated from the coding sequence ATGCGCGTCCCTCTCCTGACCCGGCGGCAGGCCCTGATGGCCGCGCTGGCGGCAGGAGTCGCCGCGCCGGCGCTGGCCCGGGCGACCCGCCCCGCACTGCGGGTGGGCGCGATCCTGCCCTTGGCCGGGCGCGGCCTGCCGCTGGTCGGCGTCAATCTGTCCTTCCCGGCCGAAGCCGCCCGCAAGGGCCTGCTGATCACCAGCGACGATCTCGAGCGCGCAACGCCCATGGGTACCGAGCCGCACCGCCTGCTGCTGGCCAACGCGCCTGAAGCGGCCTCGGCCCGCCGCGCGGCTGAGCGGCTGGTCGAGCGCGACCGCGCGACGGTGCTGATCGGCGGCTTTTCGGCCAAGGATGCGCGCGCCATCGGCGCGGTCGCGCGGGATGCGGGCGCCCTGTTTATCAACATCGCCGCGCCTGCGGATGGGCTGCGAGCTGAGTTCTGCGGCGGGCGCACCCTGCATCTCGAGGCACCTGCCAGCACCTATCTGTCGGCGCTATCGGAGCTTTACCGCGGCCAAGGCAGGAACCGCTGGCATTTGATCCACCAGGATGACTCCGCCCATGTGGACCTGCTGGCGCAGGCGCAAGCGGATCTGCGCCGCGCGGGGGCGGAGGTCACGGGCACCAGCATTGTCAGCCGGGACTCCACCCTGTTCCGCTCGGCGTTGTCGGATCTGCAGGACAGTGGCGCCGAGGCGGTGCTGCTGCTGACCGACTGGCTGGTGCAACTGAACCTGCTTGCCACTGCCGAGGGAGAGGGCGCAACCGTGCCGATCACCGGCTTTCCCTGGGCCGCGACTCAGACGCGCGAGTTCTACAACCGTTGCCGCCAGCTTGCGCCCAACGTGGGTGGAGCACCTCGTCTCGCCCTGTGGGAAGCACGGCTCGACACGGCCGAGGCCGCCGCCCTCAACGCCGACTTCCTCGCCCGCTGGCGGATCCCGATGGACCCCTCGGCCTGGGCGGCACAGACGGCCCTGCGACTGGTAGCCGAGGCGACCGAGGCTACCGGCAGCACGAGCGGGACCGACCTTGCCGCCTGGCTCTCCGATCCTGTGCAGAGGCCCTCCATCGGCAAGGACACCGTCTTCAATCCGAGCGATGGTCAATTGCGCCAGCCGCTCTATGCCGTGCGAGTCAACCCGGCCGCGACGAAAGAACTGACCCCGCAGGCGATCACCGAATGGGCTGAGTTGCTGGCCCAACTGAACCCGGCTCCCGCCCCGACGGGCAAGTGCGGATCACCTGCGCAATCAGGATAG
- a CDS encoding class I adenylate-forming enzyme family protein, translating to MRQLLTLGGLLDAQARMAPDRLGARDLERALTFGQWNARARRLANALTGLGLVKGDRVAVLAYNRLEWAEIYAACAKAGLIAVPINFRLAPIEIRFIIEDAGAACVVAEDSLYGMIEEVRSDLPIPTNRFIHFGTEAPPAGWQSYEDLIARASDSAPAVAVADSDPWALMYTSGTTGKPKGVIRSHRGMTLVSLVTQVELSIGRNDDALLVMPMCHANSLNFFCSFAHCGGVNTIYSRPSFDPEHALSVMEKIGSTFTSLVPTHYIMMLAAQTSGRNRDLGAMRKMMISSAPARADTKRAVMEMFPNSGLFELYGSSEAGWVTMLHPDEQFTNLGTVGRECIGSAPVRLLDDDGNEVPDGMAGELYSSTPYTFDGYWNQPGKTAEAFRGDYCTVGDMALRDEQGFIRLIDRKKNMIISGGENIYPSEIEAALGACPAVRDVAVIGLPDEKWGERVHAVVVLHDGVGISERELIGWCEDRIARFKLPRSVSFVSDDEIPRTATGKIQHRLLRDRLTERTAAA from the coding sequence ATGAGGCAGTTGCTGACTTTGGGCGGCCTGCTCGACGCGCAGGCCCGCATGGCGCCCGACCGCTTGGGCGCTCGCGACCTGGAACGTGCGCTGACCTTCGGGCAGTGGAACGCCCGCGCCCGCAGGCTGGCCAATGCGCTGACGGGACTCGGACTAGTCAAGGGCGATCGGGTGGCAGTTCTCGCCTACAACCGCCTAGAATGGGCGGAGATCTATGCCGCCTGCGCCAAGGCCGGGCTGATCGCAGTGCCGATAAACTTCCGCCTCGCCCCTATCGAGATACGCTTCATCATCGAGGACGCGGGCGCCGCCTGCGTGGTGGCCGAGGACTCGCTTTACGGGATGATCGAGGAAGTGCGATCCGACCTGCCGATCCCCACAAACCGTTTCATCCATTTCGGCACCGAGGCGCCGCCTGCGGGCTGGCAGTCCTACGAGGACCTGATCGCCCGCGCCTCGGACAGCGCGCCTGCGGTGGCTGTGGCCGACAGCGACCCTTGGGCGCTGATGTATACCTCAGGCACCACCGGCAAGCCCAAGGGGGTGATCCGCAGCCATCGCGGCATGACGCTGGTGTCGCTTGTGACGCAGGTTGAGCTGTCCATCGGCCGCAACGACGACGCGCTGCTGGTCATGCCGATGTGCCATGCGAATTCGCTGAACTTTTTCTGCTCCTTCGCCCATTGCGGGGGGGTCAACACGATCTATTCGCGCCCCAGCTTCGACCCCGAGCACGCGCTGTCGGTGATGGAGAAGATCGGGTCCACCTTCACCTCGTTGGTTCCGACCCACTACATCATGATGCTGGCCGCGCAGACATCGGGCCGCAACCGCGACCTTGGCGCGATGCGGAAGATGATGATCTCATCCGCCCCCGCCCGCGCCGACACCAAGCGCGCGGTGATGGAGATGTTCCCGAACTCGGGTCTGTTCGAGCTTTACGGATCGTCCGAGGCGGGCTGGGTCACGATGCTGCACCCCGACGAGCAATTCACCAACCTAGGCACCGTGGGCCGCGAATGCATCGGCTCGGCCCCGGTCCGTCTGCTGGACGACGACGGCAACGAGGTGCCGGACGGCATGGCGGGCGAGCTTTATTCCTCGACACCCTATACCTTCGACGGCTACTGGAACCAGCCTGGCAAGACCGCCGAGGCCTTCCGGGGCGACTATTGCACCGTGGGCGACATGGCCCTGCGGGACGAGCAGGGCTTCATCCGCCTAATCGACCGCAAGAAGAACATGATCATCTCGGGCGGCGAGAACATCTATCCGTCCGAGATCGAGGCGGCGCTGGGTGCCTGCCCCGCCGTCCGCGACGTGGCGGTGATCGGCCTGCCGGACGAGAAATGGGGCGAGCGGGTCCATGCCGTGGTCGTCCTGCATGACGGCGTGGGCATCTCGGAACGCGAGTTGATCGGCTGGTGCGAGGACCGCATCGCCCGCTTCAAGCTACCCCGCAGCGTCAGCTTCGTATCCGACGACGAGATACCGCGCACCGCCACCGGCAAGATCCAGCACCGGCTGCTGCGCGACCGGCTGACGGAACGGACGGCGGCTGCATGA
- a CDS encoding cytochrome c translates to MACALMLSAALPPRASAQQAAPAPAATAAAPILPTAGPPAGTDTAAPTEPVALPEGVTPEMMADGEKLFFQNCRRCHGMRGKAGVPLSGNENIADAAYIASIIINGRGYMPPLGEHLSDEQIALIATFARNSWGNAYGHVIPQDVKDMR, encoded by the coding sequence ATGGCCTGTGCATTGATGCTGAGCGCGGCCCTGCCGCCTCGGGCGTCAGCCCAACAAGCAGCACCTGCCCCAGCTGCGACCGCCGCCGCTCCGATCCTGCCGACAGCGGGCCCGCCGGCCGGGACGGACACGGCCGCCCCAACTGAGCCCGTCGCCCTGCCCGAGGGCGTCACCCCCGAGATGATGGCGGATGGCGAAAAGCTGTTCTTCCAGAACTGCCGGCGCTGTCACGGGATGCGCGGCAAGGCGGGCGTTCCCCTGTCGGGCAACGAGAATATCGCCGATGCGGCCTATATCGCTTCGATCATCATCAACGGGCGCGGCTACATGCCACCCTTGGGCGAGCATCTCAGCGACGAGCAGATCGCCCTGATTGCCACTTTCGCCCGCAACAGCTGGGGCAATGCTTACGGGCACGTCATCCCGCAGGACGTCAAGGACATGCGTTAG
- a CDS encoding PQQ-dependent dehydrogenase, methanol/ethanol family, with product MHGLLRSVSLIALVLAGPAAAEIADYSPVTAERLTQPEERNWLQSRRTYDGHGHSPLTQITKDNVAQLTQVWSHPTGPYRPAPEFTALPASGAHQAAAIVNDGVMFMTTHDNQVIAMDAKTGGEHWRYQHPIPEDLVPIHPANRGVALWDDKVFTTTQDAMVVALDAKTGEPLWSQTMADWMEGYYSTLAPLVVDGRVMAGVSGGELGIRGFVQAFDAGTGNPLWKTYTIPAPGEPGSETWPGDTWQNGGGPVWITGNYDPEAKLAYWGVGNAAPWVGALRPGDNLYTASTIGLNPENGAIATHFQYHWNDTWDWDEVVPPTLIDLQGENGDTQKLAVRFARNGYIYKLDRSDGKLSFIEGKPYVYQNAFTGLNPETGRPEYNQENLPELGKRVEFCPSAWGGRDWPADSYDPATGTLFISVNENHCGAMEGAPVEYEPGVLYLGSGLEMTPTEAAKEHIGAVQAWDIRTLEKKWQVNFKSPNWGPILSTAGGVVFLGGTNDAMFRALDAETGAELWSVKLDGGVVAPPTSFEVDGKQHIAITTGWGVDAERFQSFIDQAWGTKTEVSQGGTVYVFALP from the coding sequence ATGCACGGACTGCTTCGTTCGGTTTCGCTGATCGCGCTGGTGCTGGCAGGCCCGGCGGCGGCCGAAATCGCCGACTACAGCCCCGTTACCGCCGAGCGCCTGACCCAGCCCGAGGAACGGAACTGGCTGCAATCGCGCCGCACCTATGACGGCCATGGCCACAGCCCACTGACCCAGATCACCAAAGACAATGTCGCCCAGCTGACGCAGGTATGGAGCCATCCGACCGGTCCTTACCGCCCCGCGCCCGAGTTCACTGCCCTGCCCGCCAGTGGCGCGCATCAGGCAGCGGCCATCGTCAATGACGGCGTCATGTTCATGACGACCCATGACAACCAGGTCATCGCCATGGACGCCAAGACTGGCGGGGAACACTGGCGTTACCAGCATCCGATCCCCGAGGATCTGGTGCCGATCCATCCCGCGAACCGTGGCGTCGCCCTGTGGGACGACAAGGTCTTCACCACCACCCAGGATGCAATGGTCGTCGCGCTGGACGCGAAGACCGGCGAGCCTCTGTGGTCGCAGACCATGGCCGACTGGATGGAGGGCTATTATTCCACCCTCGCGCCACTGGTCGTGGACGGCAGGGTGATGGCCGGGGTTTCCGGAGGGGAACTTGGCATCCGCGGCTTTGTCCAAGCCTTCGACGCCGGGACGGGCAATCCGCTGTGGAAGACCTACACTATCCCCGCGCCGGGCGAGCCGGGCAGCGAGACATGGCCGGGCGACACATGGCAGAACGGCGGCGGCCCGGTCTGGATCACCGGCAACTACGACCCCGAAGCGAAGCTGGCCTATTGGGGCGTCGGCAACGCTGCGCCCTGGGTGGGCGCGCTGAGGCCGGGCGACAACCTTTATACCGCCTCGACCATCGGCCTGAACCCCGAGAACGGCGCCATCGCCACCCATTTCCAGTATCACTGGAACGACACCTGGGACTGGGACGAGGTCGTGCCGCCGACCCTGATCGACCTTCAGGGCGAGAATGGCGACACCCAGAAACTGGCCGTCCGCTTCGCCCGAAACGGCTATATCTACAAGCTCGACCGTTCGGACGGGAAGCTGTCCTTCATCGAAGGCAAGCCCTATGTCTATCAGAACGCATTTACCGGGCTCAATCCCGAGACAGGGCGTCCCGAGTACAACCAAGAGAACCTGCCCGAACTGGGCAAGCGGGTCGAGTTCTGTCCCTCGGCCTGGGGCGGGCGCGACTGGCCGGCGGACTCCTATGACCCGGCGACCGGAACGCTGTTCATCTCGGTAAACGAGAACCATTGCGGCGCAATGGAAGGGGCGCCGGTCGAATACGAGCCGGGTGTGCTCTATCTCGGCTCCGGGCTTGAGATGACGCCCACCGAGGCTGCCAAGGAGCACATCGGCGCGGTCCAAGCCTGGGACATCCGCACGCTGGAAAAGAAGTGGCAGGTGAACTTCAAGTCGCCGAACTGGGGGCCGATCCTGTCCACCGCCGGGGGCGTGGTCTTCCTGGGCGGCACCAACGACGCAATGTTCCGCGCGTTGGATGCGGAAACCGGGGCCGAGCTGTGGTCGGTCAAGCTGGACGGCGGGGTAGTTGCGCCGCCCACCAGCTTCGAGGTGGACGGCAAACAGCATATCGCCATTACCACCGGCTGGGGCGTCGATGCTGAGCGCTTCCAAAGCTTCATCGACCAGGCCTGGGGCACCAAGACCGAGGTTTCTCAGGGCGGCACCGTCTATGTCTTCGCATTGCCCTGA